Genomic segment of Chrysiogenes arsenatis DSM 11915:
GCTTTTGGGATAACAATCAGCGCGCTGATCATTTTTTCATATCCCGCTTCGATCCGCTTCGCGATTTCCACTTCCCCTTCGCGGGTCAGAAGTGGAACCGAACCCATCTCCTTGAGGTAGAGGCGAACAGGATCATCAGTGCGGAAAGAAGTGTCAGGACTCAGGTCGAGGGTCGCCTCGTCTTCTTCTTCCTCTTCTTCAGCATGTGGCGTGTCTCGTTCTTCGTCCATCACAAGAGGAGTAAAGTCTTCCTCTTCGTCATGGTCAGCTTCGTGATCGACCTCATCGCTTGTTGTCCCTTTGCGGGCAATTATCGTTTCTGCCGTTTCCGCCACGACCTTAATTCCAAGCTTGGACAGCTCGCTCATCACGGTATCAAGCTTTTCTGGATCAACTACCGCCTCATCAGGCAAATAGTTGTTGAGTTCATCATACGTGATGAACCCTCTTTTTTTGGCATACTGGATCAATTCGAGAAACTTTTTTTCCATCATCGATGTACTCATCTATATTTTGCCTCCGGGGTCAATTTCCTTTTTCAACTGAAGATGTTCTTGCAAAACAGCACTCAACTTTTTTTGGGCCTCCGGTGAAGGGTCGCTTGCTAATACGCGAATCTGCCCTTCCAGCTCTTCTATCTGTCGCTCCTGATAGAGGCGAAATACCTTCGCAATGACGTCCTCCAACACTCGATCACTGCCATCCATCCCCGTATCAACTTGATGCACATGACGCAACAATCCAGCAAACGACCCATCGGAGAGTTGCTGAACAATGGCGTTCACCGTCAGTCCGTCGTTGTGTAGGTCGGTCGCTTGGTGCAACAGGGAGTTATATGGCTCATGTAGAATATCGGTGCCTATTTTATCCACCAGATTCTCAAAAGCTGTATCGGACGAAAACATCACGCTCAGAAGGTATTTCTCAAGGTAGTTTTTATCAACAGTTATTTTTCCTTGCAGTACATTTTGCATCCCACCATGTGTGGATGGGGTTTGAGAATAATACGGACGCTTTTTTTCATACGAGTTTGTAGAATGTGCCGTACGATACGGCGATTCGTTCCGCGGCGCTTGCGGGGGGGTACTGGGACGAATCGCTGTCGCATACACATCAATACCTGAACGGCGCGTGAGATAATTGTAGTATGCCTGACGCTTGATGGTATCTTGAATCGATTCGAGCAATACCTTGAGCTCACGTAACACCGTAGTGGTGCTGTTAATATCGCCACGCGCAGTTTCCAGTTGGTAATCAATATAAAATTCACCCAAATCACGCGCTTTTCCGATCAATTCGTTAAAGTCGCTCTCCCCCTGCCGCAATAAAAACGTGTCAGGATCGTCGCCAGCAGGGAGGAAAACGGCTCGCAAAGGATTCAGGCACTTCCCCAATAACGAAACCGTGCGCAACGCGGCTTTGGTTCCTGCATCATCGCCATCAAATACAAGGTAGAGATCGGTTTTTGCCCCCAGCAAATGGAGATGCTCCTCCCCAAGCGCCGTTCCCATCACTGCTACGGTTTCAGTAAAGCCGTACTGATGCGCACGAATCACATCGAAATACCCTTCTACAAGAATCGCACGACGGCGACTTCGTATCGATGGACGCGCAATGTGGTACCCATAGAGAAGTTCTTTTTTCTTAAACAGAATACTTTCAGGTGAATTCATATATTTTGCTGGAGAGCGTCCCGAAAGGTCGCGCCCACCAAATCCCGCGATATTGCCCTGTCCGTCGCAAATAGGGAACATCAGCCGTTGCCGAAAACGGTCGTACCACGATTGATCTTCATCCTTCTGAGCGATCAAACCCAAACGCGCCAAATCATCATGCCGTGCTGCAAAAGCTTTTAAGAGCGTTTCGCGCGTTCCATCCGCATAGCCAATGGCAAACTGATCGATCAATGGGCGGGGAATAGAGCGCTGCTCCAAGTACTCTTGTGCGTGTGGAGCATGCTCCAGAGTACTGCGAAAGCTCATCAAAATCGTTTGATTCAGTTCCCACAACGGCTGACGCGGGTCGACGCCTTCATTGGCATCCTGCTCATACTCCAGCGTCACCCCATAGCGTTCGGCAAGGTGTTCGATAGCGTCAACAAACCCCAGCCCCATCTTTTCATCCAGAAATGTCAGCGCGTTGCCACTGGCTCCACAGCCAAAACAATGATAGACCCCTTTCGCGGGCGTAACATGAAAAGAAGGGGATTTTTCCTGATGAAACGGACAACATCCTTTATAGCTATTGCCGCCTTTTTTTAGGTTCACATACGGCGAAAGGATATCAACAATATCCACCCGATCGAGGACTCTTTCGACTGATTCGCGACGAATTCGTTTCATAGTTTCCTTGGCTCACCGTTGCTGCATCCATCTGTCTGCTTATCATAGCATCTACTCATCGCAAGAAGGGCAGATTTCTAGCACTTTTCTTCCATAAGAAGCAATGCCTACTCTTGTGCACACTGCGACAACAATGCCCTTATGCAGGCAAGAGCATGCCAGAGCACCTCTTGTCTTTTCCCAACTGTTGCAGTACTATGCGCACATCCTACGTTCGTTGAGGTGCTTTATGGCGAATAAATTTGACGCAGTTGCCGTCAAGTTCAAATGTCTTTCTGATCCCACTCGCCTCCAGATTCTCCACTTTCTCCTTGAAGGGGAAAAATGCGTTGGCGATGTTGCCGCGCATGTCAATACGACTCAAGCGAATGTATCCAAACATCTTTCTCTCCTCAAAGCTTCTGGGCTGGTGAGTGCGCGCAAGCAAGGGATGCATGTTTTTTACTCCGTAGTCGGCGATAAGGTACAGCGCTTGTGCGACCTGATGTGTAAAGAATAAGAGGGGGAGCTATGAAGCTGGGGAAAAAATTACGGGATAATGGGGTCAAAACGCTTCCGTATCTGATTCTTCTCCTGCTCACAGCAATTACGCCACTTGACTTACCACTCCTGAGTGACGTACGGCACCTCTCATTTGATACGTTCCAACAATACAATCACCAGCAACCGGAATCGGCAACACTCATTCTGGATATCGACGAAGAAAGCCTGCGCCAATACGGTCAATGGCCGTGGTCGCGCGATGTAATGGCCGAAATCGTTATCCGCCTCTACGAAGGGGGAGCCGCTGTCGCCGGAATGGATATTGTGTTTGCCGAAGATGACCGCACCTCGCCACCGCGTGTGCTGAAAAAAATCGGCATCGAAGACCCGCAATTTGATGAGTACGACTACGATACCTATTTTGCCAGCATCATCTCTCAAGTACCGCTCGTGCTGGGATATCCCTTCTTGATGACCTCAGAAATAGATTCATATGACCTTGCAAGCTCCATCCGTGCCGGAACCGTAGTTTCTGGTGGCGAAGATCCCAGCCGATTTACCTATCTCGCACAAAACGTTACACCGAATATCCCAGTGTTAGCCGAACAGGCCACCGGCACAGGATTCTTTAACGTGATTCCCGACAGCGACGGCAAAGTCCGCTCGGTTCCACTGTTTCTTTCCTATCGCGACCGCATTTACCCCTCACTGGTCATGGAGATGCTGCGCGTAGCCGTTGGCGCACGGAGCTACATTATCCGTGCATCCGAAACCGGCATCACAAACGTGAAGGTTGGCAACTGGGAAATCCCCACCGATGCGATGGGGCGCGTTTCCGTCAATTATCGTGGCACCAGCATGACATTCCCGTACTTGTCGGTCATCAATCTGATGAATGGAAACTTTGATCCGGCTTTACTCGATGGCGCAATGGTGCTTGTTGGAACCTCTGCCGCTGGACTGCTCGACTTGCGCGCGACACCAGTTTCGCCAGTATTCCCAGGAGTTGAAATTCACGCCAACTTACTGGACACCATTATTTCGGGTGATTTCCTTGTCCGTCCCGATTGGATGGGTGGCGCAGAAATGGTATACGTGTTTCTTGCTGGCCTACTCACGATTGTCATTGCGCAACGATTCCGTGCCCTGTGGAGCGGTATGGCCTTGATTGCACTCAGTGCCGCCGTGCTCGCACTCAGTTTTTGGCTCTTTCAACATCAAGGACTCTTAATCAATTTCGTCTATGTCATCAGCGCAACGCTGTTGATCTTCAGCTTTAATACCTTCCTGAGTTACATTCGGGAAGAACAGGAAAAAGCCTACATCCGTTCAGCGTTTGGACAGTACCTATCGCCCGTTGTTGTTGAACAACTGGCGAACAATCCCGAATCGCTTAGCTTGAGTGGAGAAGAAAAGAGCATGACCATCATGTTCTCAGATATTCGGGGCTTCACCTCCATCTCGGAGCGTTTATCACCGCAAGAACTCACCAGCTTTCTGAACGAATATATGACACCAATGACCAACATCATTATGGATCGCTTTGGAACCGTCGACAAATTCCTTGGCGACGCCATCATGGCATTCTGGAACGCCCCGCTTGATGATCCCAAACACGCCGATAACGCCCTACTTGCCTCGGTCGATATGCTCATCAAGCTCGACGAACTCAAAAAAGAGTGGCATGCGCGCGGACTCCCTGAAATCAACATCGGTATCGGATTGAACAGCGGCCTTGTCCGCGTCGGCAACATGGGATCAACCCAGCGCTTTGACTACACCGTTCTGGGCGATAACGTCAACCTCGCCTCGCGACTCGAAGGGATCAATAAAACCTACGGCTGCAATATCGTCATCAGCGAATACACGCTGGCGCTTTTAACTGAAAACTATCACATCCGTTTCCTTGACGCCGTTAAAGTCAAAGGAAAATATCTGCCCGTCAAAATTTACCAGGTTTCACCAACACCGTACCATCCTGACGAAATCGAACTCTACACGGCAATGCTGGATCACTACAACAACCGACGTTGGGACGATGCGCTGGCACTGGCGAACCAATTGCGCGCCAAAGACCCGAAAAGCGTCCTCTATGAACTCTATGAAGAGCGCATTGTCCTTTACCAGCAAACCCCACCACCCGATGACTGGGATGGCTCGTTCACTATGACGACGAAATAACTTTCGGAGACCCCTACTAACAATGACGTTATACGATCAGATACAACTCGGAGAGAGCAAAACGCTTGAACTCAAGCAACAACTCCCACGGCATGAACAAATAGTTCAAACAGCAATAGCGTTCGCGAATACTGCCGGGGGAAAACTTGTTCTCGGCGTTGATGATCAACGTAACGTCATTGGTATTGCTGAAGAAAATATCTTTACCCTACAAGATCAGATAACCGCGATTATTATGGATCGATGTTATCCACCGTTGCTTCCCGAAATATACATCACCAATATTGACGGAAAGTTGGTTTTAGTCGTTGAAATTTTTCGCGGCAACCTCATGCCCTACTACCTGAAAGCTGCCGGCAAAAACGAAGGAACCTATATTCGTGTTGGTGCCACAAATCGGAAGGCTTCGTTAACCCATATTGTCGAACTTGAACGGCAACGCGTCAATCGCAGCTTTGATGAAGAAATTGACACTGAGTTTTCCCTCGATACACTAGACCTAAGTTCACTAAAAATTCACTTTTCTGCTTATGGAAAACCTCTAGATGAGCAAAAACTCATCAATCTCAAACTCGTTCAAGAAGAGCAAGGGCTGCTTTTCCCAACACATGGGCTTACCATTTTGCTCGGCCTCAAAGAGCATGTAGCGGTGAAATGCGCGCGCTTCAAAGGGAATGATATGAGCGTTTTTGTTGATCGCAAAGAGTACCAAGGTGATCTTTTGACTCAACTCGCAAATACCGAAGCTTTCATTAAAAACCATATTCATCTTCACGGAGAAATACGGGGACTACAGCGCACAGACACCTATGAGTTACCGGAAGCTGCGCTGCGAGAAGCACTTATAAACGCATTTATCCATCGGGATTATACGAACTACGGTCGAGATATTAAGGTTGGCGTGTACGACGATATCGTCAACATTGTGTCTCCCGGAGGCTTCCCAAATACGCTGACACTTCAGTCAATTCGAGAAGGACGTTCCGAAATCAGAAATCGTGTCATAGCCCGAGTATTTAAAGAGCTTGGCTATATTGAACAGTGGGGCAGTGGCTTGGGACGAATCAAAAATATCTGTCTTGCGACGGGGTTAAAAGCGCCGCGCATAGAAGAACAAGGTGACTTTGTCGATGTAGAGTTCTACCGACCACAAAAACTATCTGCACCGTCGGATACTGCCGCCATACCGTCGGATACTGCCGCCATACCGTCGGATACTGCCGCCATACCGTCGGATACTGCCGTCATACCGCCGGATAAACGAAGAAATAGCGAGACAGAGGTCGAGCCTGAACTCGCCATACGCCACTATTTACATCAGCACACAACCATCACTGTGCGTGACGTCATGGCACTATTTTCTATTAAAGAGAGCCGTGCGCGCGAAATTCTA
This window contains:
- the dnaG gene encoding DNA primase, translating into MKRIRRESVERVLDRVDIVDILSPYVNLKKGGNSYKGCCPFHQEKSPSFHVTPAKGVYHCFGCGASGNALTFLDEKMGLGFVDAIEHLAERYGVTLEYEQDANEGVDPRQPLWELNQTILMSFRSTLEHAPHAQEYLEQRSIPRPLIDQFAIGYADGTRETLLKAFAARHDDLARLGLIAQKDEDQSWYDRFRQRLMFPICDGQGNIAGFGGRDLSGRSPAKYMNSPESILFKKKELLYGYHIARPSIRSRRRAILVEGYFDVIRAHQYGFTETVAVMGTALGEEHLHLLGAKTDLYLVFDGDDAGTKAALRTVSLLGKCLNPLRAVFLPAGDDPDTFLLRQGESDFNELIGKARDLGEFYIDYQLETARGDINSTTTVLRELKVLLESIQDTIKRQAYYNYLTRRSGIDVYATAIRPSTPPQAPRNESPYRTAHSTNSYEKKRPYYSQTPSTHGGMQNVLQGKITVDKNYLEKYLLSVMFSSDTAFENLVDKIGTDILHEPYNSLLHQATDLHNDGLTVNAIVQQLSDGSFAGLLRHVHQVDTGMDGSDRVLEDVIAKVFRLYQERQIEELEGQIRVLASDPSPEAQKKLSAVLQEHLQLKKEIDPGGKI
- a CDS encoding CHASE2 domain-containing protein, which codes for MKLGKKLRDNGVKTLPYLILLLLTAITPLDLPLLSDVRHLSFDTFQQYNHQQPESATLILDIDEESLRQYGQWPWSRDVMAEIVIRLYEGGAAVAGMDIVFAEDDRTSPPRVLKKIGIEDPQFDEYDYDTYFASIISQVPLVLGYPFLMTSEIDSYDLASSIRAGTVVSGGEDPSRFTYLAQNVTPNIPVLAEQATGTGFFNVIPDSDGKVRSVPLFLSYRDRIYPSLVMEMLRVAVGARSYIIRASETGITNVKVGNWEIPTDAMGRVSVNYRGTSMTFPYLSVINLMNGNFDPALLDGAMVLVGTSAAGLLDLRATPVSPVFPGVEIHANLLDTIISGDFLVRPDWMGGAEMVYVFLAGLLTIVIAQRFRALWSGMALIALSAAVLALSFWLFQHQGLLINFVYVISATLLIFSFNTFLSYIREEQEKAYIRSAFGQYLSPVVVEQLANNPESLSLSGEEKSMTIMFSDIRGFTSISERLSPQELTSFLNEYMTPMTNIIMDRFGTVDKFLGDAIMAFWNAPLDDPKHADNALLASVDMLIKLDELKKEWHARGLPEINIGIGLNSGLVRVGNMGSTQRFDYTVLGDNVNLASRLEGINKTYGCNIVISEYTLALLTENYHIRFLDAVKVKGKYLPVKIYQVSPTPYHPDEIELYTAMLDHYNNRRWDDALALANQLRAKDPKSVLYELYEERIVLYQQTPPPDDWDGSFTMTTK
- a CDS encoding RNA-binding domain-containing protein; translation: MTLYDQIQLGESKTLELKQQLPRHEQIVQTAIAFANTAGGKLVLGVDDQRNVIGIAEENIFTLQDQITAIIMDRCYPPLLPEIYITNIDGKLVLVVEIFRGNLMPYYLKAAGKNEGTYIRVGATNRKASLTHIVELERQRVNRSFDEEIDTEFSLDTLDLSSLKIHFSAYGKPLDEQKLINLKLVQEEQGLLFPTHGLTILLGLKEHVAVKCARFKGNDMSVFVDRKEYQGDLLTQLANTEAFIKNHIHLHGEIRGLQRTDTYELPEAALREALINAFIHRDYTNYGRDIKVGVYDDIVNIVSPGGFPNTLTLQSIREGRSEIRNRVIARVFKELGYIEQWGSGLGRIKNICLATGLKAPRIEEQGDFVDVEFYRPQKLSAPSDTAAIPSDTAAIPSDTAAIPSDTAVIPPDKRRNSETEVEPELAIRHYLHQHTTITVRDVMALFSIKESRAREILRNYVVKGILEKRGSARNTHYTLASPAIQ
- a CDS encoding ArsR/SmtB family transcription factor, with protein sequence MANKFDAVAVKFKCLSDPTRLQILHFLLEGEKCVGDVAAHVNTTQANVSKHLSLLKASGLVSARKQGMHVFYSVVGDKVQRLCDLMCKE